A section of the Triticum dicoccoides isolate Atlit2015 ecotype Zavitan chromosome 7A, WEW_v2.0, whole genome shotgun sequence genome encodes:
- the LOC119330992 gene encoding uncharacterized protein LOC119330992, translating into MAAATNTKPKRQQPAPVLDPKFEWADKASTYVLRLSLEGFKKGDFRVQVDGAGRLTVSGARPGATPGSLHKVFQLPSTASLDDIAGRFESGVLTLTVPKRAYSGVPAPTSIEEIKRDKPGVAKEDVRPPPTKDVDGNDKKAASGDDSTTKPKEEIAKEEDVSNKPMDEATKNAQQQKQPEEASNHKQEQQKLAPEPDVKKEQEVKPEAPEKPAPEPEVAIDEKDKAVVDQESLAAGVRRRIEEEKAKAAAAAMEAKAVLEKKATACSGWKQRVAGGLEQLTDMKWADSVVEKARNNKEVVAIAIAAFSLGFFVSHKLFRK; encoded by the coding sequence ATGGCGGCCGCCACCAACACCAAGCCGAAGAGGCAGCAGCCGGCACCGGTCCTGGACCCCAAGTTCGAATGGGCGGACAAGGCCAGCACCTACGTGCTCCGCCTCAGCCTCGAGGGGTTCAAGAAGGGCGACTTCAGGGTGcaggtggacggcgccggcaggctcaCCGTGAGCGGGGCGAGGCCGGGTGCCACCCCGGGCTCCTTGCACAAGGTCTTCCAGCTCCCGTCTACCGCCAGCCTCGATGACATCGCCGGCCGCTTCGAGTCCGGCGTGCTCACGCTCACCGTGCCCAAGCGCGCGTACTCTGGTGTCCCCGCGCCGACGAGCATCGAGGAGATTAAGAGGGATAAACCTGGTGTGGCCAAGGAAGACGTCAGGCCGCCGCCAACCAAAGACGTCGACGGCAACGATAAGAAGGCGGCCAGCGGCGACGACAGCACCACCAAGCCTAAGGAAGAGATCGCCAAGGAGGAGGATGTGTCCAACAAGCCCATGGACGAGGCCACGAAGAATGCTCAACAGCAGAAGCAACCGGAGGAGGCAAGCAACCACAAACAAGAGCAGCAAAAGCTAGCACCAGAACCAGACGTGAAGAAGGAGCAAGAAGTGAAGCCTGAGGCTCCCGAAAAGCCGGCGCCGGAGCCGGAGGTTGCCATCGACGAGAAGGACAAAGCGGTGGTTGACCAGGAGAGCCTGGCGGCGGGCGTGAGACGGCGCATCGAGGAAGAGAAAGCCAAGGCTGCGGCCGCTGCCATGGAAGCCAAAGCGGTgttggagaagaaggccacggcgtGCAGCGGCTGGAAGCAGCGCGTGGCAGGGGGGCTGGAGCAGCTGACAGACATGAAGTGGGCGGACAGCGTGGTGGAGAAGGCAAGGAACAACAAGGAGGTGGTCGCCATCGCCATCGCTGCTTTCTCGCTCGGCTTCTTCGTCTCTCACAAGTTATTCAGGAAGTGA